A DNA window from Roseovarius sp. Pro17 contains the following coding sequences:
- a CDS encoding LysE family translocator has translation MTDFALFLPGFVAAYSILAFAAASPGPAVAMLLGVAQTEGRRDALVVALGIAAGSATINIATLLGVGLILTQAAWAMGVLKVIGAGYLLWLAYGAFRKAAHPPKIEARAVRRRSLPRRFVAGYALQVTNPKALIFWLAIASVGATQGGGIGVVFVFVAGAYVISLVAHGAWALLLSSGPIRSAYARGRRWIEAGLGAFFVFAAWKLASSR, from the coding sequence GTGACTGATTTCGCGCTGTTTCTGCCCGGCTTTGTCGCCGCCTATTCCATTTTGGCGTTTGCCGCCGCGTCGCCTGGCCCGGCCGTCGCGATGCTTCTGGGTGTGGCGCAGACAGAGGGACGGCGCGATGCGCTGGTCGTCGCCCTTGGGATCGCGGCGGGCAGTGCCACGATCAACATCGCGACGCTGCTGGGCGTCGGGCTGATCCTGACACAGGCCGCTTGGGCGATGGGCGTGCTCAAGGTGATCGGGGCCGGATATTTGCTATGGCTGGCCTATGGCGCGTTTCGCAAGGCCGCGCATCCCCCCAAGATAGAGGCGCGCGCCGTACGGCGACGCAGCCTGCCACGTCGCTTTGTCGCCGGATACGCGCTTCAGGTTACGAACCCCAAGGCACTGATTTTCTGGCTGGCCATCGCATCGGTTGGGGCGACGCAGGGGGGCGGCATCGGAGTGGTTTTCGTCTTTGTGGCGGGTGCCTACGTGATATCGCTGGTGGCGCACGGCGCTTGGGCGCTGCTGCTGTCATCCGGGCCGATCCGAAGCGCCTATGCGCGCGGGCGCCGCTGGATCGAAGCGGGGCTGGGCGCGTTCTTTGTCTTTGCGGCATGGAAACTG
- a CDS encoding GNAT family N-acetyltransferase: protein MGPEALARLHARAFARQGRGWSAAEFADLLASPHCCLCVEPNGFALTRVIAGEAELLTLATDPDYRRQGVAARLLHNIEAAGARRGAQRQFLEVAADNAAARALYAAAGYRQTGRRAGYYSRSDGPPVDALLLTKDLEPCRD from the coding sequence TTCGCTCGTCAGGGCCGGGGCTGGAGTGCGGCAGAATTCGCCGATCTGCTCGCATCCCCGCATTGTTGCCTTTGCGTCGAGCCGAATGGATTCGCGCTGACCCGCGTCATCGCGGGCGAGGCAGAGCTACTGACGTTGGCGACTGACCCCGATTATCGCAGGCAAGGGGTAGCCGCGCGCCTTTTGCACAATATCGAGGCTGCTGGCGCGCGCAGGGGCGCGCAGCGTCAATTTCTGGAGGTGGCGGCGGACAATGCGGCGGCGCGTGCCCTCTATGCTGCGGCGGGGTATCGACAGACCGGCCGACGTGCAGGATATTACTCAAGGTCCGACGGCCCGCCTGTTGATGCGCTGTTGTTGACCAAGGATCTGGAGCCGTGCCGTGACTGA